In Flammeovirgaceae bacterium 311, one DNA window encodes the following:
- a CDS encoding metalloprotein (COG0319 Predicted metal-dependent hydrolase) — protein MPAINFFEEDIDYKLPQKTKIRSWIKNVVKNEGASIAEVNYIFCSDPYLKQVNIDYLQHDYFTDIITFDNSEEEGILEGDIFISIDRIKENSEDYSNSFNQELRRVIVHGVLHLIGYRDKSETEQAQMRQKEDQYLSLYTSLNQS, from the coding sequence ATGCCTGCAATCAATTTTTTTGAGGAGGATATTGATTATAAATTGCCTCAAAAAACTAAAATAAGGAGCTGGATAAAAAATGTAGTTAAAAATGAAGGCGCAAGTATCGCCGAAGTAAACTACATTTTTTGCTCTGATCCCTACCTGAAACAGGTAAATATAGATTACCTGCAACACGATTATTTTACTGATATCATCACCTTTGATAATAGTGAGGAAGAAGGAATTTTAGAAGGAGACATCTTCATCAGCATAGATAGAATCAAGGAGAATAGTGAAGACTATTCTAATTCCTTCAATCAGGAATTGCGCCGTGTAATTGTTCACGGCGTTTTACATTTAATAGGATATAGAGATAAATCTGAAACTGAGCAAGCACAAATGCGACAGAAAGAAGATCAGTATTTATCTTTGTACACATCTCTGAACCAAAGCTAA
- a CDS encoding dipeptide ABC transporter substrate-binding protein (COG0747 ABC-type dipeptide transport system, periplasmic component) translates to MNKRWIKLSLLCLLAAACSTTQEHTADGSGSASELREGQGGRYYGGIFRANETEYIKNLYPPAITDVYSYRVANQVYEGLFRLKPDNLTVINGLAESHTMDESGTVYTIRLRDDVYFHDDPCFGTGKGRKLIADDVAFCLTRLCTFSPQNQNFAVFSGLIKGADAYYAASAKGSAPATGVSGIEVLDSRTLRFTLTRPNSMFLMHLARPACFIYPPEAWEKYGTDMSRHPVGTGPFKMGTIEENISILLPKNERYWRSDAFGNQLPFLDALNIQFINSKNTELLEFRKGNLDMVYRLPTEHIIEILDNNQTGSGEFVKYELQREPEMVTQYLTFNMTDRKLFSNKDLRKAISYAIDREKILNFALNNEGYAAGNHGITPPVFADYNISEITGFRLNVDSARYYLAKAGYPNGKGFPKIELMLNAEGDRNTNVAVEIQKQLSDYLNIQVEINTYPMAQLLERAFSGKFDMMRSAWYADYPSPENFLWVFYSGSADRLSRDQVYPNIGRYNNVTFNRLYEQALQARSIKEANDLFLRAEKVLMKDAPVIVLWYDEGYRLLQSYVKNFPNNPMQYRDLGEVYFQQARTLRSQ, encoded by the coding sequence ATGAATAAACGGTGGATTAAGCTTTCGCTGCTCTGCCTGCTGGCCGCTGCCTGCAGCACTACACAGGAACATACTGCTGATGGATCCGGATCTGCCAGCGAACTGCGCGAAGGGCAGGGGGGGCGCTATTATGGCGGCATATTCAGGGCCAATGAAACAGAGTATATCAAAAACCTATATCCGCCTGCCATTACCGATGTATACTCCTACCGGGTGGCAAACCAGGTCTATGAGGGCCTGTTTCGTTTAAAACCAGATAACCTTACCGTTATCAATGGCCTGGCCGAAAGCCACACCATGGATGAAAGCGGTACTGTATATACCATCAGGCTGCGCGACGATGTATACTTTCATGATGATCCCTGTTTTGGCACCGGTAAAGGAAGAAAACTTATTGCTGATGATGTTGCCTTCTGCCTGACTCGACTCTGCACCTTTTCCCCGCAGAACCAGAATTTTGCCGTGTTTTCCGGCCTTATCAAAGGCGCCGATGCTTATTATGCAGCCAGCGCTAAAGGCAGCGCACCTGCCACTGGCGTATCGGGTATAGAGGTGCTGGACAGCCGCACCCTCAGGTTTACGCTTACAAGGCCTAACAGCATGTTCCTCATGCACCTGGCGCGGCCGGCATGTTTTATATACCCACCAGAAGCATGGGAAAAATATGGCACCGATATGAGCCGCCACCCGGTAGGCACGGGTCCTTTCAAAATGGGTACTATCGAAGAAAACATTTCCATATTACTGCCTAAAAATGAGCGCTACTGGCGAAGCGACGCTTTCGGTAACCAACTGCCTTTTCTGGATGCGCTTAACATACAGTTCATCAACAGCAAGAATACAGAGCTGCTGGAATTCCGCAAAGGCAACCTGGATATGGTGTACCGGCTGCCAACAGAGCACATCATAGAGATTCTGGATAATAACCAGACTGGTAGCGGTGAGTTCGTTAAGTACGAGCTGCAGCGCGAGCCGGAAATGGTTACCCAGTACCTGACCTTCAACATGACGGACAGAAAACTATTTAGCAATAAAGACCTGCGCAAAGCCATCAGCTATGCCATAGACCGGGAGAAAATTCTTAACTTTGCCCTGAATAACGAGGGGTATGCTGCTGGTAATCATGGCATTACGCCTCCTGTTTTTGCAGATTACAATATATCTGAAATCACCGGCTTTCGCCTGAATGTCGATTCTGCCCGCTATTACCTGGCCAAAGCCGGGTACCCGAACGGAAAAGGCTTTCCGAAAATAGAATTAATGCTGAATGCCGAGGGAGACAGAAATACCAACGTTGCTGTTGAAATTCAAAAGCAGCTGAGTGACTACCTGAACATACAGGTAGAGATCAATACCTATCCGATGGCGCAGCTGCTGGAACGCGCCTTTAGCGGCAAATTTGACATGATGCGCTCGGCCTGGTATGCCGATTATCCAAGTCCTGAAAATTTTCTATGGGTTTTTTACAGTGGCAGCGCAGATAGGCTTAGCAGAGACCAGGTTTATCCGAACATAGGGCGTTATAATAATGTTACTTTTAACAGACTATATGAACAGGCACTTCAGGCGCGTTCTATCAAAGAAGCAAACGATCTTTTTTTAAGAGCAGAAAAAGTCCTTATGAAAGACGCGCCCGTAATCGTACTCTGGTACGACGAAGGTTACAGACTTTTGCAATCATATGTAAAGAACTTTCCCAACAACCCCATGCAATACAGGGATCTAGGAGAAGTTTATTTTCAACAGGCGCGCACTTTGCGCAGCCAGTGA
- a CDS encoding anti-sigma regulatory factor (COG2172 Anti-sigma regulatory factor (Ser/Thr protein kinase)) — translation MINTIKIEIPSLIENIRMIESFIDNAKEEFQLDDGLYGNIMIAVTESVNNAIRHGNRMDPSKNVKLTLYLREDNIQFEIEDEGEGFDYENLPDPTAPENIEKPGGRGIFLMKHLADEVNFKNKGRLVELCFYLN, via the coding sequence ATGATCAATACTATAAAAATTGAGATTCCTTCTCTCATTGAAAATATCAGGATGATTGAGAGCTTCATTGACAATGCAAAGGAGGAGTTTCAGTTAGACGATGGTCTGTATGGGAATATTATGATTGCTGTTACAGAATCAGTGAACAATGCTATTCGCCACGGGAACAGAATGGATCCGAGCAAGAACGTTAAGCTTACGCTTTATTTGCGGGAAGACAACATTCAATTTGAGATAGAAGATGAAGGGGAGGGGTTTGATTATGAAAATCTGCCTGATCCGACTGCTCCAGAGAATATTGAAAAGCCTGGTGGCAGAGGCATCTTCCTGATGAAGCACCTTGCAGATGAGGTTAATTTTAAAAACAAAGGCCGCCTGGTAGAGCTTTGTTTTTACCTGAATTAA
- a CDS encoding tRNA uridine 5-carboxymethylaminomethyl modification enzyme GidA (COG0445 NAD/FAD-utilizing enzyme apparently involved in cell division), with protein MFPEYDVIVVGGGHAGCEAAHAAAKMGSKVLLVTMNMQTIAQMSCNPAMGGVAKGQIVREIDALGGMSGIISDKSTVQFRMLNRSKGPAMWSPRTQNDRMRFAEEWRLALEQNPNIDLWQEMAKGIVVKDGRVVGVKTALGIEIPTKAVVLTNGTFLNGLIHIGEKQFGGGRSGEKAASGITEQLVELGFEAGRMKTGTPPRVDGRTLNYALMEEQRGDENPGSFSYMTNAPVQKQLPCYITYTNEEVHATLQTGFDRSPMFNGRIKGLGPRYCPSIEDKINRFAERERHQIFVEPEGWNTVEIYVNGFSTSLPEDVQYKALRKITGFENAKMFRPGYAIEYDYFPPTQLQLTLETRLVENLFFAGQINGTTGYEEAACQGLIAGINAHNKVHEKEAFIPKRSDAYIGVLIDDLVNKGTDEPYRMFTSRAEFRILLRQDNADLRLTETGHRLGLASDERLERVLDKKNDLQKVLNDLKQKKVAPELANAGLEGFNTAALKETTSALQLLRRPQIGIGELKKLDADLANYLNRYPDEVLEQAEIQIKYETYIDKEQKLAERMEGMENHIIPQSFDYNKIVALSAEAKQKLNKQRPATIGQASRISGVSPADISVLTIYMGK; from the coding sequence ATGTTTCCGGAATACGATGTAATAGTAGTGGGTGGTGGCCATGCAGGTTGTGAAGCTGCGCATGCTGCTGCTAAAATGGGATCGAAGGTACTGCTGGTTACCATGAATATGCAGACCATTGCTCAAATGTCTTGTAACCCTGCAATGGGTGGTGTAGCCAAGGGGCAAATTGTCCGTGAGATAGATGCATTAGGAGGTATGTCGGGTATTATATCAGATAAATCTACGGTGCAGTTCCGGATGCTGAACAGATCTAAAGGCCCGGCCATGTGGAGTCCGCGTACACAAAATGACCGCATGCGCTTTGCAGAAGAATGGCGCCTGGCACTGGAGCAAAATCCTAATATAGACCTGTGGCAGGAAATGGCTAAAGGTATTGTGGTAAAAGACGGTAGGGTGGTAGGTGTAAAAACTGCACTTGGTATAGAAATACCTACCAAAGCAGTGGTGCTCACAAACGGTACTTTCCTGAACGGACTTATCCATATAGGGGAGAAGCAGTTTGGTGGTGGCAGGAGCGGCGAAAAAGCAGCCTCTGGTATTACAGAACAGCTGGTAGAATTAGGCTTTGAAGCAGGCAGAATGAAAACTGGCACACCGCCAAGGGTAGACGGCCGTACCCTTAACTATGCCCTGATGGAAGAGCAAAGGGGAGATGAAAACCCCGGCAGCTTCTCCTATATGACAAATGCTCCTGTACAAAAGCAGCTGCCCTGCTACATTACCTATACCAATGAAGAGGTACATGCTACCTTACAAACTGGTTTTGATCGTTCTCCTATGTTCAACGGACGCATCAAAGGGCTGGGTCCGCGCTATTGCCCTTCTATAGAAGATAAAATAAACCGATTTGCCGAGCGGGAGCGTCACCAGATATTTGTAGAGCCTGAAGGCTGGAATACTGTTGAAATATATGTAAATGGTTTTTCGACCTCCCTGCCAGAAGATGTGCAGTACAAGGCTTTAAGAAAAATAACAGGCTTTGAGAATGCAAAAATGTTCAGGCCCGGCTATGCCATTGAATACGATTACTTCCCACCAACGCAACTTCAGCTCACCCTGGAGACCAGGCTGGTAGAAAACCTGTTTTTTGCCGGGCAGATTAACGGAACCACAGGTTACGAAGAAGCAGCCTGCCAGGGGCTGATTGCTGGTATTAATGCTCATAATAAGGTGCATGAAAAGGAAGCCTTTATTCCAAAACGTTCCGATGCCTATATTGGCGTACTGATTGATGACCTGGTGAACAAGGGCACAGATGAGCCATATCGCATGTTTACCTCCCGGGCAGAGTTCCGCATCTTGTTAAGGCAGGATAATGCAGACCTGCGCCTGACAGAAACGGGCCATCGCCTGGGCCTGGCATCAGATGAGCGTTTAGAGCGTGTGCTTGATAAGAAAAATGATCTGCAAAAGGTACTGAACGATCTGAAACAGAAAAAAGTAGCTCCTGAATTGGCAAACGCCGGTTTGGAAGGTTTCAATACGGCAGCACTGAAAGAAACAACAAGTGCATTGCAGCTGCTTCGCCGTCCACAGATTGGGATTGGTGAGCTAAAAAAACTCGATGCTGATTTGGCCAATTACCTGAACCGTTACCCGGATGAAGTACTGGAGCAGGCTGAAATTCAGATTAAGTATGAAACATATATTGATAAAGAGCAAAAGCTTGCAGAACGGATGGAAGGCATGGAAAACCATATTATTCCGCAAAGCTTCGATTACAATAAAATTGTAGCCCTATCAGCAGAAGCCAAACAGAAACTCAATAAACAAAGGCCGGCTACCATTGGTCAGGCCAGCCGGATCAGCGGCGTATCGCCAGCCGATATTTCAGTTCTTACCATTTATATGGGAAAATAA
- a CDS encoding type 12 methyltransferase (COG0500 SAM-dependent methyltransferases), whose amino-acid sequence MFITCKDYNVSGEKFGIQQCQNCDLLFTNPRPAETELGSYYDSDTYVSHTNKGNTLINRAYKLVRRFTLRQKTALVEKWSLSGELLDIGCGTGHFLQAAKEKGWKVEGVEINDGARTQAEAALEQELYKHLTEIPLTRRFQAISMWHVLEHVYDLGQTLTLLKDLLHKQGSLLIAVPNPQSYDAQVYGSAWAAWDVPRHLYHFSQEVMHKLARKHGFTIKAINPMYFDAFYVSMLSEEYKKGSKAYGNAVITGMRSNLWAKNHNNQFSSLIYILQHA is encoded by the coding sequence TTGTTTATTACTTGTAAAGACTATAACGTAAGTGGCGAAAAATTTGGCATACAGCAATGCCAGAACTGCGATTTACTGTTTACAAACCCCAGGCCTGCAGAAACAGAACTTGGCAGTTATTATGATTCTGACACCTATGTATCGCACACCAACAAGGGCAATACCCTCATTAACCGCGCCTACAAGCTGGTAAGAAGGTTTACCCTGCGACAAAAAACTGCGCTTGTAGAAAAGTGGAGCCTTTCCGGTGAACTGTTGGACATAGGCTGCGGCACCGGGCATTTTCTGCAGGCTGCAAAAGAAAAAGGATGGAAGGTAGAGGGGGTGGAAATAAATGATGGTGCCCGTACACAGGCCGAGGCTGCTTTAGAGCAGGAGCTGTACAAACATTTAACTGAAATTCCGCTCACCAGAAGATTTCAGGCAATAAGTATGTGGCATGTGCTGGAACATGTATACGATTTAGGGCAGACTTTAACGTTATTAAAAGACCTGCTGCATAAGCAGGGTAGTTTGCTGATTGCAGTGCCAAATCCTCAAAGTTATGATGCACAGGTATATGGTAGTGCATGGGCTGCCTGGGATGTACCCCGCCACCTGTACCACTTTAGCCAGGAGGTTATGCATAAACTGGCCAGAAAACACGGTTTTACCATAAAAGCCATTAATCCCATGTATTTCGATGCTTTTTATGTGAGCATGTTAAGCGAGGAATACAAAAAAGGCAGCAAAGCTTATGGAAATGCAGTTATTACAGGAATGCGCAGCAACCTTTGGGCTAAAAACCACAACAATCAATTTTCAAGTTTAATCTATATTCTTCAACACGCATGA